From Pseudovibrio sp. Tun.PSC04-5.I4, a single genomic window includes:
- a CDS encoding carbohydrate ABC transporter permease produces MALADTLETTKRTSALRSSASKKRSRAQFIRWLLLFAGGIAMVMPIVFMLSTSFKYPFEVYNLNLIPEEPTIDNYAYVLEDGRFFGWFTNSLFIATITTICNVLFDSLVGYVLCKYTFPGRYIVFIAILSTLMIPTEMLVIPWYLMSSAFGWLDTYWGIMFPGLMTAFGTFLMKQFFETVPDDFLEAARIDGLNELQIWWTVAMPLVRPALAALAIFVFLGNWTAFIWPLIVTNSQEMYTLPVGLTTFAVEAQVEWELIMTGAAISTIPTLIVFLVFQRYIIRGVVMAGLKG; encoded by the coding sequence ATGGCCTTGGCAGATACCTTAGAAACCACCAAGCGCACGTCCGCGCTTCGCAGCTCAGCAAGTAAAAAACGCTCCCGAGCCCAGTTTATCCGCTGGTTACTGCTCTTTGCTGGCGGCATTGCGATGGTCATGCCCATCGTCTTCATGCTGTCCACGTCGTTCAAATACCCGTTTGAGGTCTACAACCTGAACCTCATCCCCGAAGAACCGACGATAGACAACTACGCCTACGTTCTGGAAGACGGCCGTTTCTTCGGCTGGTTCACCAACTCGCTGTTCATCGCAACCATTACAACAATCTGTAATGTGCTCTTCGACAGTCTCGTCGGTTATGTGCTCTGCAAGTATACCTTCCCGGGTCGCTACATCGTCTTCATCGCGATCCTGTCGACACTCATGATCCCAACTGAGATGCTGGTCATTCCGTGGTATTTGATGAGTTCAGCGTTTGGATGGCTCGATACCTATTGGGGCATTATGTTCCCCGGTCTCATGACCGCATTTGGAACGTTCCTCATGAAGCAGTTCTTTGAAACTGTGCCGGACGACTTCCTGGAAGCTGCTCGTATTGATGGCCTCAACGAACTCCAGATCTGGTGGACTGTGGCGATGCCACTGGTGCGTCCTGCTCTGGCGGCTCTGGCGATCTTCGTGTTCCTTGGCAACTGGACAGCCTTCATCTGGCCTCTCATTGTCACCAACAGTCAGGAAATGTACACCCTGCCCGTTGGCCTCACCACTTTTGCTGTTGAAGCGCAGGTTGAGTGGGAACTGATTATGACTGGCGCAGCAATTTCCACTATCCCGACCCTGATCGTATTTCTGGTATTCCAGCGCTACATCATTCGCGGTGTTGTTATGGCGGGGCTCAAAGGATGA
- the argH gene encoding argininosuccinate lyase — MIDNSIFPHPVYKDTVLAPLFEGVKAHHVSSITQINQAHLVMLCETGIVPIETGKQIASALIEIEKDLADANPEYTGEYEDYFFLVEAELRKRVGPDIAGMLHTARSRNDMDHTVFKLALAKRCDELTQQALHLCDVLTKKAEVEKETLIVAYTHGQPAQPSTFGHYLCAVLEVLLRDLQRLQLAREGIDHCPMGAAAITTSGFPINRERMAELLGFSAPLLNSYGCIASVDYVTGLYSAIKLMFLHLGRVIQDMQFWSAFEVGQLYVPNSLVQISSIMPQKRNPVPIEHLRHLASVTVGRCDAIVGTMHNTPFTDMNDSEGEVQQAGYAAFESGSRVLDLFAALISASSINEERVAKNTDASCITITELADTLVREEGLSFRQAHEIAADTAKAVIADQKPLREGFTPFSTAFEAHAGKAPKMNHERFIHAVSPQNFVAIRTRPGGPAPCALDAALEQYQQTSKSLRTKNKSFVDQSTLAARLRGAAFAKLVQE; from the coding sequence ATGATCGACAATTCCATCTTCCCTCACCCGGTTTACAAAGACACTGTGCTCGCACCTTTGTTTGAAGGTGTGAAAGCACACCATGTAAGCTCAATCACACAAATCAATCAGGCCCATCTGGTGATGCTCTGCGAAACCGGTATTGTGCCAATTGAAACCGGCAAGCAAATCGCCTCAGCTCTGATTGAGATTGAGAAAGATCTGGCAGACGCAAACCCGGAATACACAGGCGAATACGAGGACTATTTTTTCCTTGTAGAAGCTGAGTTAAGAAAACGCGTTGGGCCGGATATTGCAGGCATGCTGCATACAGCTCGTTCGCGCAATGACATGGACCACACGGTCTTCAAACTAGCGCTTGCAAAACGATGTGATGAACTTACTCAGCAAGCCCTTCACCTGTGTGATGTCCTGACTAAGAAAGCCGAAGTTGAGAAAGAAACTCTCATCGTCGCTTACACCCATGGCCAGCCTGCGCAACCTTCCACATTCGGGCATTATCTGTGCGCTGTGCTGGAAGTTCTGCTCCGCGATCTTCAACGTCTTCAGTTGGCACGAGAAGGCATTGACCACTGCCCTATGGGTGCTGCAGCCATCACAACCTCCGGCTTCCCAATTAATCGGGAACGAATGGCCGAACTGCTGGGCTTCAGCGCACCACTGCTGAACTCATACGGCTGCATTGCCTCTGTTGATTATGTTACGGGCCTCTACTCTGCCATCAAGCTCATGTTCCTCCATTTGGGACGCGTGATTCAGGACATGCAGTTCTGGAGTGCCTTCGAGGTTGGGCAGCTTTATGTGCCAAACAGCCTCGTACAGATTTCTTCCATCATGCCGCAAAAGCGCAATCCGGTGCCGATCGAGCACCTGCGCCATCTTGCCTCTGTAACAGTTGGCCGGTGTGATGCCATCGTCGGCACCATGCACAACACCCCGTTCACAGATATGAACGACAGCGAGGGCGAAGTTCAGCAAGCCGGTTACGCAGCTTTTGAAAGCGGAAGCAGAGTACTGGACTTGTTTGCTGCACTCATTTCGGCAAGCTCGATCAATGAAGAGCGCGTCGCCAAAAACACAGACGCGTCCTGCATCACCATCACGGAACTGGCAGACACACTGGTACGCGAAGAAGGCCTCTCCTTCCGGCAGGCTCACGAAATAGCAGCGGACACAGCCAAAGCCGTCATTGCCGATCAAAAGCCATTGCGGGAGGGGTTCACTCCCTTTAGCACCGCGTTTGAAGCACATGCCGGCAAAGCGCCAAAAATGAACCATGAACGGTTCATTCACGCTGTAAGCCCGCAAAACTTCGTGGCTATTCGCACACGCCCAGGCGGTCCTGCACCATGTGCATTGGATGCAGCTCTGGAACAGTATCAGCAGACCTCTAAGTCTCTGAGAACAAAAAATAAATCCTTTGTAGATCAAAGCACGCTCGCGGCCCGATTGCGCGGCGCAGCTTTTGCAAAACTGGTGCAGGAGTGA
- the ugpC gene encoding sn-glycerol-3-phosphate ABC transporter ATP-binding protein UgpC, protein MTTVSLNNLRKSYGDTQVLHGINLDIHSGEFVVLVGPSGCGKSTTLRMIAGLEEVSGGDIRIGGNIVNDMEPKERDIAMVFQNYAIYPHMSVRKNIGFGLRTSKLSKPEKEARIEEVSTILELTDLLDRKPNQLSGGQRQRVAIGRAMVRDPAAFLFDEPLSNLDAQLRTQMRLEIKKLHQKVGNTVIFVTHDQVEAMTMADRIVIMKDGHIQQVGTPFQVFYEPANIFVAQFIGAPSMNMMKGVVKGDAIRLDNGTTIKAPMTKLSEGQKITVGLRPDALLVQEGEGLFSGVVSVIEPLGTDTLAYVTVRGKEVIAKASGRTPPAVGDSVNLHAAPEAIHLFATDTGEAIR, encoded by the coding sequence TTGACCACCGTTTCCCTAAATAATCTCAGAAAGTCCTACGGGGACACTCAGGTCCTGCATGGCATTAATCTGGACATACACTCCGGTGAGTTCGTCGTCCTTGTAGGGCCGTCCGGCTGTGGCAAATCCACTACCCTGCGTATGATTGCAGGGCTGGAAGAAGTCTCCGGCGGCGACATTCGTATCGGCGGCAACATCGTCAACGATATGGAACCCAAAGAACGCGACATCGCTATGGTGTTTCAGAACTATGCGATCTACCCGCATATGTCAGTTCGCAAAAACATCGGGTTCGGCTTGCGCACCTCTAAGCTTTCCAAGCCAGAAAAAGAGGCCCGCATTGAAGAGGTCTCCACCATTTTGGAGCTTACCGACCTTCTCGATAGAAAGCCAAACCAGCTTTCCGGCGGCCAGCGTCAGCGTGTTGCAATAGGCCGAGCTATGGTCCGCGACCCAGCTGCTTTCCTGTTTGACGAGCCACTCTCCAATCTTGATGCACAGTTACGCACCCAGATGCGTCTGGAAATCAAAAAACTCCACCAGAAGGTTGGAAACACGGTCATTTTCGTGACGCATGATCAAGTAGAAGCCATGACCATGGCTGATCGGATCGTCATCATGAAGGATGGTCACATCCAGCAGGTCGGCACGCCGTTCCAAGTCTTCTATGAGCCTGCTAACATCTTCGTGGCACAGTTCATCGGCGCACCCTCCATGAATATGATGAAGGGTGTGGTCAAGGGCGATGCTATCCGTCTCGACAATGGAACCACCATCAAAGCGCCAATGACAAAGCTTAGTGAAGGCCAGAAAATCACTGTCGGCCTGCGCCCTGATGCCTTGCTTGTGCAAGAAGGTGAAGGTCTCTTCTCCGGTGTTGTTTCCGTTATTGAGCCTTTGGGCACGGATACCCTTGCGTATGTGACAGTGCGCGGCAAAGAAGTCATTGCAAAAGCATCGGGCAGAACACCGCCAGCGGTTGGCGATAGCGTCAACCTACATGCTGCACCAGAGGCTATCCATCTGTTTGCTACAGATACGGGGGAGGCTATCAGGTGA
- a CDS encoding sugar kinase codes for MISKIADGAIVCAGRVYCDLIFTGLTELPRLGEETYAKDLAVEPGGGGFITAANLSALGHKTSLLASMPGGPFGSAILEKMERSGVDLSLSPFDMANGAQVTAVIGCQEDRAFLTKRNGAAIPKDMLTAFSTSSAKHLHIGELATLQEVPELLEIAKANGMTVSLDCSWDQNCLLSNDIKSLIARVDVFLPNEMEARHLGYLDNPDLCPTLTVVKKGKAGATALTSDGEITIAADPVEVIDTTGAGDAFNAGFLSFWLRGADIKTCLQEGNKCGAAAVTRIGGAP; via the coding sequence GTGATCTCAAAAATTGCTGATGGGGCAATCGTCTGTGCGGGACGTGTGTATTGTGACCTCATCTTTACAGGGCTCACCGAACTGCCAAGACTGGGCGAAGAAACCTACGCCAAGGATCTTGCAGTAGAACCCGGAGGTGGCGGTTTTATAACCGCTGCCAACCTGTCCGCATTGGGGCATAAAACGAGCCTGCTCGCCTCAATGCCAGGCGGCCCGTTCGGGTCCGCTATCTTAGAAAAGATGGAGCGCAGCGGAGTAGACCTCAGCCTCTCTCCATTCGATATGGCAAATGGCGCGCAGGTGACGGCAGTCATTGGTTGTCAGGAAGATCGTGCCTTTCTCACCAAACGCAACGGCGCAGCCATACCAAAAGACATGCTCACTGCGTTTAGCACCTCATCCGCCAAGCATCTTCACATAGGAGAACTGGCAACGCTTCAAGAGGTTCCAGAACTACTGGAAATCGCAAAAGCAAACGGCATGACGGTTTCGCTGGATTGCTCGTGGGACCAGAACTGCCTTCTGAGCAACGACATCAAGTCGCTGATTGCAAGGGTGGATGTCTTCCTGCCCAATGAAATGGAAGCTCGGCATCTGGGTTATTTGGATAACCCAGACCTATGCCCAACATTAACTGTCGTAAAAAAAGGCAAGGCTGGCGCAACCGCCCTCACCTCAGATGGTGAAATCACGATTGCCGCAGACCCGGTTGAAGTTATAGATACAACTGGCGCAGGCGATGCATTCAACGCAGGGTTTTTAAGCTTCTGGCTTCGCGGCGCTGATATCAAGACCTGCCTGCAGGAAGGCAACAAATGCGGCGCAGCCGCAGTCACACGCATCGGCGGCGCACCTTAA
- a CDS encoding aspartate aminotransferase family protein, with the protein MDYIANLPPTHVLQAKDAAHHLHPFTDTKSLNAKGTRVITRAEGVYLWDSEGNKILDGMAGLWCVNVGYGRTEIIEAVNRQMKQLPYYNTFFQTSHPPAIALAEKIANLAPDDLDHVFFTGSGSEANDTIVRMVRHYWASESKPSKKTIISRHNAYHGSTMAGASLGGMSAMHAQGGLPIPDITHINQPYWYGEGGEMDPADFGLMRARELEIEIDRLGEENVAAFIGEPLQGAGGVIIPPETYWPEIERICRERNILLVADEVICGFGRTGNWFGSQTFKFKPDLMSIAKGLSSGYLPIGAVVVSEKVAKGFIEHGGEFYHGFTYSAHPSACAAALANLEIIENERLVEKVAIDTGPYLASRWKALGEHPLVGEARICGLVGALELSPDKARRAPFQADKGTVGTICRDHSFGSGLVMRHVGDSMIISPPLVITKAEVDELMEKVHRALDMTAADVTAQSIS; encoded by the coding sequence ATGGATTATATTGCTAATCTTCCTCCAACTCATGTTCTTCAAGCAAAGGATGCAGCCCATCATTTGCATCCGTTTACAGACACAAAATCCCTGAATGCGAAAGGGACGCGGGTCATCACGCGAGCTGAAGGTGTTTATCTTTGGGATTCAGAAGGCAATAAAATCCTCGATGGCATGGCCGGTCTGTGGTGCGTGAATGTTGGGTATGGACGCACTGAGATCATTGAGGCGGTGAACCGTCAAATGAAGCAGTTACCCTATTATAATACCTTCTTCCAGACGTCTCACCCGCCTGCTATTGCACTGGCGGAAAAGATAGCAAATCTAGCACCGGATGATCTGGACCATGTGTTTTTTACAGGGTCAGGCTCTGAGGCAAATGACACCATAGTCCGCATGGTTCGTCATTATTGGGCCAGTGAAAGCAAACCTTCGAAGAAGACCATTATCTCTCGACACAATGCTTATCACGGCTCCACCATGGCGGGGGCAAGTCTTGGCGGCATGAGTGCGATGCATGCACAGGGCGGTCTACCTATTCCTGATATTACCCATATTAATCAGCCCTATTGGTATGGTGAAGGCGGAGAGATGGATCCTGCCGATTTTGGCCTGATGCGTGCCCGCGAGCTGGAAATTGAGATTGACCGGCTTGGAGAGGAGAACGTGGCGGCCTTCATCGGTGAACCCCTGCAAGGCGCAGGTGGTGTTATCATTCCGCCGGAAACCTATTGGCCAGAGATTGAACGCATTTGCCGGGAGCGGAATATTCTGCTGGTGGCGGATGAGGTAATTTGTGGGTTTGGGCGAACTGGAAACTGGTTCGGTTCACAGACCTTCAAGTTTAAACCAGACTTAATGTCAATCGCGAAAGGCCTGTCTTCTGGCTACCTGCCAATTGGTGCCGTTGTGGTGAGTGAAAAGGTTGCCAAGGGCTTTATCGAACACGGCGGCGAGTTTTACCACGGCTTTACTTATTCTGCGCATCCATCCGCATGTGCGGCGGCACTGGCCAATCTTGAAATTATTGAGAATGAGCGGTTGGTTGAGAAAGTTGCCATAGATACAGGGCCGTATCTCGCTTCAAGGTGGAAAGCGCTAGGAGAGCACCCGCTGGTTGGGGAGGCCCGTATTTGTGGTTTGGTTGGGGCCTTGGAATTGTCTCCTGATAAAGCACGTCGCGCGCCGTTTCAGGCTGATAAGGGAACAGTTGGAACCATTTGCCGTGATCACAGCTTTGGCAGTGGTTTGGTTATGCGTCATGTGGGTGACAGCATGATTATTTCGCCGCCATTGGTGATCACAAAAGCTGAAGTGGATGAGTTGATGGAAAAGGTGCATCGTGCTTTGGACATGACAGCCGCAGACGTTACCGCGCAGAGTATCAGCTAA
- a CDS encoding GntR family transcriptional regulator — protein sequence MPVHEQVYRQLRDRILFGGFLPGKAVTLRGLAEDLSVSAMPVREAVRRLIAENALELHGNRRVSIPDVTEGKIVEIWSARRLLEVELATMSLEYLTDEDIQVLGDIDSEIDVALETGDVEGYMRGNYRFHFSLYSKSRSEILIKLVRNLWVQFGPFMRLVYGRSGTANLEDQHKQALEAMKSRDAEALKHAMEEDIAQGMGFIRESLIAAK from the coding sequence TTGCCTGTTCATGAACAGGTTTATCGGCAGTTGAGAGATCGAATTCTGTTCGGTGGCTTCTTACCGGGCAAGGCTGTGACCTTGCGTGGGTTGGCCGAAGACCTGAGTGTGAGTGCTATGCCAGTTCGCGAGGCAGTGCGCCGCCTGATTGCTGAAAACGCACTGGAACTACATGGAAATAGACGTGTTTCCATTCCGGATGTGACGGAAGGGAAGATTGTCGAAATTTGGTCTGCTCGCCGTCTGTTGGAAGTAGAGCTGGCAACTATGTCACTTGAATATTTGACTGATGAAGATATCCAAGTGCTTGGCGATATAGATTCTGAAATTGATGTGGCGTTGGAGACTGGAGATGTTGAGGGATACATGCGCGGCAATTACCGGTTTCACTTTAGTCTCTACTCAAAATCAAGATCAGAAATTCTTATTAAACTGGTGAGAAATCTTTGGGTTCAGTTCGGACCCTTTATGCGTTTGGTCTACGGGCGCTCTGGAACTGCGAATCTTGAGGATCAGCACAAACAAGCGCTAGAGGCGATGAAATCTCGTGATGCTGAGGCATTGAAGCATGCGATGGAAGAAGACATAGCGCAGGGTATGGGGTTTATTCGGGAGTCTCTTATTGCTGCCAAATAG
- a CDS encoding polyamine ABC transporter substrate-binding protein, protein MISSFKSKAMGTAIAACAATFAAGTAHAEGSLNIYNWSDYIDEAVLAEFEAETGIKVKYDVFDSNEILETKLLAGVTGYDIVVPSGTFLSRQIQAGVFQELDKSALPNLKNMWSVVSERTALYDPGNKFSINYLWGTTGIGYNVDAAAQRLDGKPVDSWEIFFNPAILARFQDCGVHVLDAPAELIPAALNYLGLNPDSHDKADIAKAAELLKTVRPYVQKFHSSEYINALANGDICLAVGWSGDVFQARDRANEAKNGVKVNYIIPKEGALMWFDQMVITSDATNVKEAHIFLDYIMRPEVIAKSTNYVVYANGNEASQQFIDAEILEDKAVYPDDATLEKIYVTTPYAPKIQRIVTRAWTAVKTGQ, encoded by the coding sequence ATGATATCGAGCTTCAAGTCCAAGGCTATGGGAACAGCCATAGCAGCTTGCGCAGCAACCTTTGCAGCAGGCACCGCCCATGCCGAAGGGTCTCTTAACATTTACAATTGGTCCGACTACATCGATGAAGCCGTCCTGGCCGAGTTTGAAGCAGAGACCGGCATCAAAGTGAAATACGATGTCTTCGACTCCAACGAAATTCTGGAAACAAAGCTTCTTGCCGGCGTCACTGGCTACGATATCGTCGTCCCCTCTGGCACATTCCTCTCTCGCCAAATTCAAGCCGGTGTGTTTCAGGAGCTGGACAAGTCGGCCCTCCCCAACCTGAAGAACATGTGGTCAGTCGTTTCCGAACGAACTGCCCTTTATGATCCGGGAAACAAGTTCTCCATCAACTACCTATGGGGCACGACAGGGATCGGCTACAATGTTGACGCCGCCGCCCAGCGCTTGGATGGAAAGCCCGTAGACAGTTGGGAAATCTTCTTCAATCCGGCAATTCTCGCAAGGTTTCAGGATTGCGGCGTCCATGTGCTGGATGCTCCAGCAGAACTTATTCCCGCAGCCCTTAATTACCTTGGCCTCAACCCCGATAGCCATGACAAAGCCGATATTGCCAAGGCCGCTGAGCTCCTGAAGACAGTTCGCCCTTATGTGCAGAAGTTCCATAGCTCAGAGTATATCAATGCTTTGGCAAATGGAGATATCTGCTTGGCTGTTGGCTGGTCTGGCGATGTATTCCAAGCGCGTGACAGAGCCAACGAAGCTAAAAACGGCGTAAAGGTAAACTACATCATCCCCAAAGAAGGAGCCCTGATGTGGTTTGACCAAATGGTCATTACATCTGATGCGACGAACGTCAAAGAAGCACATATCTTCCTTGATTACATCATGCGGCCGGAGGTGATCGCAAAGTCAACCAACTACGTGGTTTATGCCAACGGCAACGAAGCGTCTCAGCAATTTATTGACGCAGAAATTTTGGAAGACAAAGCCGTATATCCCGATGATGCTACATTGGAGAAAATCTACGTCACAACACCCTACGCACCAAAAATACAGCGTATTGTGACCCGTGCGTGGACCGCCGTTAAAACGGGTCAATGA
- a CDS encoding ABC transporter ATP-binding protein — protein sequence METLAKTQPICKFEPWEDPTQTPLVRFDGVTKKFDDFTAIEDLTLDIYEREFFALLGPSGCGKTTMMRMLAGFEHPTNGSIHLGQRNLEKAPPHKRPVNMMFQSYALFPHMNVEQNIGFGLKQDKIPKAEIKRRVEEMLSLVQLEQFAKRKPHQLSGGQKQRVALARSLAKKPKLLLLDEPLGALDRKLREQTQFELMNIQEQLGLTFVIVTHDQEEAMTVASRIAVMDHGKIVQVATPAEIYEYPNSRYTADFIGDVNIIEGRIDVTTGQTASLQWCEGETPLSVATKLRPQAGSTAWLAVRPEKLRISKDRPATADNCVKGEVWDIGYTGNISTYHVKVSDGSILKAQVSNREHLADRPITWEDPVYVYWEKGAGVFLEA from the coding sequence TTGGAAACTCTGGCAAAAACACAACCAATCTGCAAATTTGAGCCTTGGGAAGATCCAACCCAAACTCCTTTGGTCCGCTTTGACGGCGTGACCAAAAAGTTTGATGACTTCACTGCGATTGAAGATCTGACGCTCGACATATACGAGCGGGAATTCTTCGCCCTGCTTGGTCCATCAGGGTGCGGCAAAACCACCATGATGCGCATGCTTGCGGGGTTTGAACACCCCACAAACGGCAGTATCCATCTGGGCCAGCGCAATCTGGAAAAAGCACCGCCGCACAAACGACCGGTCAACATGATGTTCCAGTCCTATGCGCTCTTCCCGCATATGAACGTCGAACAAAACATAGGCTTTGGTCTCAAACAAGACAAAATACCGAAAGCGGAAATCAAACGACGTGTAGAGGAAATGCTGTCTCTGGTGCAGTTGGAGCAGTTTGCCAAACGCAAGCCCCACCAACTTTCCGGCGGCCAAAAACAACGCGTTGCCCTCGCCCGGTCCTTGGCTAAAAAACCCAAACTCCTGCTTCTAGATGAACCTCTCGGCGCGCTTGATCGCAAGTTGCGCGAGCAAACCCAGTTTGAACTGATGAACATTCAGGAGCAACTCGGCCTGACCTTTGTCATCGTCACTCATGATCAGGAAGAGGCGATGACGGTTGCCAGCCGCATTGCAGTGATGGACCACGGTAAGATCGTTCAGGTGGCAACACCCGCTGAAATCTACGAGTACCCCAACTCCCGCTATACCGCAGACTTCATCGGTGATGTGAACATCATTGAAGGCCGCATTGATGTCACAACAGGTCAAACAGCCAGCTTGCAGTGGTGCGAGGGTGAAACGCCCCTTAGTGTCGCGACAAAGCTACGCCCACAAGCTGGCTCAACCGCATGGTTGGCAGTAAGGCCCGAAAAATTACGCATTTCAAAAGATCGACCAGCCACAGCAGATAACTGCGTCAAAGGGGAAGTTTGGGATATCGGTTACACCGGCAACATCTCCACCTATCACGTCAAAGTATCAGACGGGTCCATCCTTAAAGCACAAGTCTCTAACCGCGAACATCTGGCTGACCGCCCAATCACATGGGAAGACCCTGTCTACGTCTATTGGGAAAAAGGCGCTGGCGTCTTTCTGGAAGCGTGA
- a CDS encoding ABC transporter permease subunit codes for MTVVDITPPLTDEVEEENPLSAGWGRKLLIAVPYLWLLVFFLAPFIIVLKISFSDVVLARPPYFPNFDISEGWSGLVAMFQAFDLENYLWLTGDALYWKSYLSSLKVASISTLITLLIGYPIAYSMAKAPREWRATLLMLIILPFWTSFLIRVYAWIGILKKEGFLNHFLLWAGAIDEPLMILNTDTAVYIGIVYSYLPFMVLPLYAVLEKLEVSLLEAATDLGCSPLKAFWVITLPLSLSGVWAGCFLVFIPAVGEFVIPDILGGSSTIMIGKTLWVEFFSNRDWPVASAVAILLLFMLILPIVLFQKQQEKHAEASQ; via the coding sequence ATGACAGTCGTTGACATTACACCTCCCCTCACAGATGAGGTAGAAGAGGAAAATCCGCTGAGCGCAGGCTGGGGCCGCAAACTGCTAATTGCTGTGCCCTATCTCTGGCTGCTCGTTTTCTTTCTCGCCCCTTTCATCATTGTCCTGAAGATTTCATTTTCTGACGTTGTTTTAGCGCGTCCGCCCTACTTTCCAAACTTCGATATCTCCGAAGGTTGGAGCGGCCTTGTCGCCATGTTTCAGGCGTTTGATCTGGAAAACTACCTCTGGCTGACGGGAGATGCCCTTTACTGGAAATCCTATCTCTCAAGCCTCAAAGTGGCATCCATCTCCACTCTTATCACGCTGCTGATTGGCTACCCAATCGCCTACTCCATGGCAAAAGCACCAAGGGAATGGCGCGCCACCCTCCTCATGCTAATCATCCTGCCGTTTTGGACCAGCTTCCTCATCAGAGTGTACGCCTGGATCGGGATCTTAAAAAAAGAAGGCTTCCTCAACCACTTCCTGCTCTGGGCCGGAGCGATTGATGAACCGCTTATGATCCTGAACACGGATACAGCTGTCTATATCGGCATTGTCTATTCCTACCTGCCATTCATGGTTCTGCCGCTCTATGCCGTTTTGGAAAAGCTGGAAGTCTCCCTGCTGGAAGCGGCAACAGATTTGGGCTGTTCCCCACTCAAAGCATTCTGGGTCATCACTCTGCCGCTCTCCTTGTCTGGTGTCTGGGCAGGCTGCTTCCTCGTCTTTATCCCAGCCGTGGGTGAGTTCGTCATACCGGATATTCTCGGCGGCTCCAGCACTATCATGATAGGCAAAACGCTCTGGGTGGAATTCTTCTCCAACCGAGACTGGCCGGTCGCATCAGCCGTTGCCATCCTCCTGTTGTTTATGCTGATCCTGCCCATTGTCCTGTTTCAAAAACAACAGGAAAAACATGCGGAGGCCAGCCAATGA
- a CDS encoding ABC transporter permease yields MTRFNWFNTTTLTLGFAFLYLPIILLMIYSFNESRLVTVWAGFSTKWYQSVFLNESFMDAAWVTVRVAFISASVATVFGTMAALVLNRAGPFLGKTLFTGMIYAPMVMPEVITGLSLLLLFVSLDFARGFWTVTIAHITFSMCYAAVVVSARLVTFEKSFEEAALDLGCTRLSAFMQVTLPIIFPAILAAWLLAFTLSLDDLVIASFASGPGATTLPMKIYSQVRFGVSPEINALSSILVTIVAIGVVTASLITKQAYVKRMKEERLAEAAI; encoded by the coding sequence ATGACCCGCTTCAACTGGTTCAACACCACAACACTCACTCTCGGCTTTGCCTTCCTTTACCTGCCGATTATCCTGCTGATGATCTACTCCTTCAACGAGTCTCGCCTCGTCACGGTTTGGGCCGGTTTTTCGACCAAGTGGTATCAGTCGGTGTTCCTTAATGAGAGTTTCATGGATGCCGCTTGGGTCACTGTGCGGGTGGCCTTCATCTCAGCCTCGGTTGCCACCGTATTTGGCACAATGGCAGCTTTGGTGCTAAACCGCGCAGGTCCGTTCCTCGGTAAAACGCTGTTCACGGGAATGATCTACGCACCCATGGTGATGCCGGAAGTAATCACCGGCCTCTCGCTGCTGCTGCTCTTCGTCTCCCTGGATTTTGCTCGCGGGTTCTGGACAGTCACCATCGCCCACATCACCTTCTCCATGTGTTATGCGGCCGTCGTTGTATCCGCCCGATTGGTCACCTTTGAGAAAAGCTTTGAGGAAGCCGCGCTGGATCTGGGCTGCACCCGCTTGTCCGCATTTATGCAAGTCACACTTCCAATCATCTTTCCTGCAATCCTAGCTGCATGGCTGCTCGCCTTCACCTTGTCGCTGGATGATCTGGTGATTGCATCCTTCGCCTCCGGTCCCGGCGCGACCACCCTGCCCATGAAGATCTATTCGCAAGTCCGCTTCGGCGTCTCACCGGAAATCAATGCCCTGTCATCCATATTGGTCACCATCGTGGCCATTGGCGTTGTCACAGCCTCGCTGATCACCAAACAAGCCTATGTAAAGCGTATGAAAGAAGAACGATTGGCGGAAGCTGCAATCTAA